GGTTGCTATTTCAATTAAAGAGCGAATGTGCGTAGGTCCTAAATGACTTTCTTGCCAATCATTAATACGTTCTCTTAAACTTTCTCTTAATGTAGTAATTTCTTCAATTTGCCTTTCAATTATATCTTTTCTATTTTCATTTGGTTCTAGATAATTTTCTATCAGATTTTTCTCCAATGCTGTAGTTTGAAATAAGAATTCTTGGACAGAGTTTAATAAGTCATTGTACTGAGTACTAGGATTTTCTATTTTTGATATCCGACCACAACGTTCATCAGTGACGTTTTGTATATCTATAACACGTTGTGCAATTAACCACATAATTTCTAATACACGTTCTAAATTACTAAGTTCTGCAGCTTTTTTTCCATTAAAGTACTTTTTGTAGCCTCGTTCATTTTGGTACATATTAAATTTTTCTTTCGCATCTTCATACAAGACGTAAATTTTGTCGACTAATTGTTGTATATGTTCAGGGCTATAATTTTCGCATGTTAAGAAGCTATTTATGACTCTCATCATTAATAATTCTATTCCTTCGTTCAAATCCCGAAGACTCTTTTTAACCATTTCTAAGTACTGTGGTGGTGAAAACAGTAAATTTATAGCTACTGCTATGATAATGCCTACAAACGGTAAAACAGTACTTCGTTGAAGTGCGTATCCAAAAGTATCATCTCGTGAACCAGCCATGATAATAACTACTGTAACACTTGCAAGTGTTATAGATTCTGTCCATCCATATCTTAGACAAATCAAAATTGTAAGTATTACTGCTATCCCCACGAAAATGGGAGTACTTTCTAAAACAAACATTATAGCTAAAGCAATTATTACTCCAATAGCTGTTGCCTGAATGCGTTCCCAACCTTTTTTTAGTGAATCAGTTATAGTAGGCTGTAACGAAATTATAGTAGCTATTACTGCAAGGTAAGGATATTCAAGACTAAATAATTCTGCTATCCATAAAGTTATAGTAACAGCTAAACCTGTTTTCCATACTCTCGGTCCAATTACCAATGTAACTCTCCCCATTAATTTTTTATTTATTAACATTCCCGATGATTCCTAAATATACTAACATGGAGAACATTAAAACTCAAGAGTCCTAATAAACTTTTCAAAAAAGGAGGATGATTATGAGTGGTTTTGCTGGAATTTTGGGTGAAATACCATCCGAGATTAGAAAAAATAAAGTTATGAAAATGCTTAATGTATTAGAATATCGTGGTGAAAATAAAGAAATGATAACGTCTTTTAAAAATATCACCATGGGAATTAATCCATTTAATAATAAACTAAAAAGCTTTGAGCAAAATCTTCGGCCTTATGTTAATGAGAGGAAAAACTTGTTATTAGTAGGTGATGTTAGTATATTTAATATTCAAGAATTAAGAAAATATTTAAATGATAGAGGTCATGATTTAATGACTTGGGATGATGAAGAAATTATATTACATTTATTTGAAGAAGGTGGCGTTGATTCTCTAGAAATGATAAATGGATATTACAGTTTTGTAATTTATGATAGTAACAGTGATTATATTATTGGTGCTAGAGATCCTTTTGGAGTTAAACCTTTTTATTATCATTTTAACGAAAATGATATGATTTTTTCCTCTGAACTAAAAGGCTTATTAGCTTCAGGTTTAGTTAAAAAAAATGTAAATATAAACACGTTAAACTTATTTTTAGTATTACAGTACCCCCCTGAGCCAGAAAGTATGGTTGAAAATGTTTATAGGCTTCCAGGAGGTCATTGTATAGTGTATGATGGTAAAGTGAGTAAAGTATCACAATTCAAAAATTTTGAATTTGGATTAAAAAGTAATAAGTTAATAAAAGAAGAAATACCAGAAAAAACAAGAGAGCTATTTATAAAAAGTATTGAAGATCAATTAAAGACTTCAAATCGGCCAGGGGCATTTTTATCTAGTGGGATAGATTCTGCATCTGTAGTTGCTAATATTAAAAATCTCTATGAACCAGATATTCCAACTTTTTCTGCTGGATTTCATTCACCTAGATTCGATGAGCTGGAATTTATTAAAAAGTTTGTCTCAGATTTGGGGATATTAAATTATCAATTAATTATTTCAACAAACACAATAAAACAAAATCATGATAAATTCTTCTGGTATTTAGATGAGCCTGTAGCAGATCCATCTGCATTTGGGTTGTATATGGTGGCAAGTTTAGCTAAAGATCATGTTGATACAGTTTTCTCTGGTGAAGGTGCAGATGAGTTCTTTGGAGGATATAATATATATCAAGAACCTCTTGCATTAAATAAGGTTAAACGAGTACCAAGGCCATTCTTAAATAATACTATGAAAGTATTAAACCTATTTCCAAAACATATTAAGGGAAAAAACTTTTTGAAACGAGCTCTTACACCTCTATCTAAAAGATATTATGGAAATGCTTATATTTTTTCTCCTGAAGAAAAAGATAAACTTTTAGTTTCTAACTACAGAAAATCAGATGCTCTTAATAACAAATTTACACCAATATATGATGAAATCAGCTCATATGATGAAGTGAGCGCAATGCAATATATTGATATGAAAACTTGGATGGCAGGAGATATCATGGTCAAAGCAGATAGGATGTTAAGTGCGAACTCTTTAAAACTTTGTGCACCATTTTTAAATCAAGATTTATGTGAATGGGCAGTTAATTTACCACGACAATGGCGTGTCTCTAATAAAGAAACAAAGATAGCCTTAAGAAAAGCAATGAACACAACACTTCCAAAAGAGAGTTCGAGTAGAAAAAAGCTTGGCTTTCCTGTCCCAACTGATTATTGGTTTGATGGAGAATTTCTTAAATGGACAAAGGAGATTTTATTATCGAAAGAGAGCGAACAGTTCTTCAAAATAACAGAAATAGAACGTTTGATATCAGAGCACGAATCTAAAACTAAATTAAATGGACGTAAATTATGGACTATTTTAACCTTTATTCTGTGGAATCATTTTGTCTTAAAAAGATAATAGTATTCTGGCAGTAATTGACTGTTTAGATAATATTAGTGTATACTATTTACAAATTACGTCTTGTTCAAAGTTAGTTTGACTACTTTTATGATGAAAAAAATATGGTGGGAGCTGGTTAATTTGAAATGAACTTTTCTTATGGGACTTACGCTTATTCCTGGTTTAGGAGCTAAAGGAATTACTAAATTAATTGATCATTTTGGGGATGCTAAGAAAGTTTGGGAGGCAGATTATCTAGACTTAAAATCTGTTGGTATTAGAAAAGATGTTGTTGAAAAAATAATTATAAATAAGAATAAGATTAATTTAGAATTAGAAGTGGAGAAAGTTCTTAAATATAATCTAAATGTATTAACTTATAATAATTTTCCTAAGCTTCTTCAAGAAATCCATAACCCGCCATTATTGTTATATACAAAAGGAAATCTTGAACTACTACAAGGGTTTAAATTAGCAGTAGTAGGTACTAGAAAAATAACCGGATATGGAATTGGTGTATTAAACAAGATTATCCCCTCTCTAGTAGGAGCTAATGTAGTAATAGTAAGTGGTTTAGCAAGAGGTACTGATGGAAAAGCTCATAAGCTTTGTCTAGAAAATGAGGGTAAAACTATAGCAGTATTAGGTAGTAGCATTGACATAATTTATCCAAAAGAACATAATGATTTAGCAAATAATATACAAGAAAAAGGACTTTTAATATCAGAATTTCCTCCAGGTACAAGACCTAAAAAACATCATTTCCCCCTTAGGAATAGGATAATAAGTGGTCTTTCTAAAGGAGTTGTAGTTATAGAAGCGCCTAAAAAGAGCGGAGCTATTATAACAGCACAATTGGCCCTTGAGGATAATCGTGATGTTTTTTCAGTACCAGGAAATATTACAAACCCGTATAGTGAGGGGTGTAATATGCTGATTTCAGAAGGTGCTAAATTAGTAACGTGTACAGAAGATATTTTGAATGAATACTAAGTATAAAGACGTTATTAGTATGTATAAAACATCATCTATTTTAAAATTTAAGGTATATTTATAAAGTAATAAACAATTGTTCTATGTGGAGGTGGCAGTATTGGCTAAGAACTTAGTGATTGTAGAGTCCCCTGCCAAAGCTCAAACAATCAAACGGTATTTAGGGAAAAATTATAAGGTTAAGGCTTCTATGGGGCATTTAATAGATTTACCTAGAAGTCAAATGGGCATAGAAATTGATGAAGAATTTAAACCTAAATATATAACTATTAGAGGTAAGGGTAAAACTTTAGCAGAGCTTAAAAAAGAAGCTAAAAAAGCAGAGAAAGTATATCTTGCAGCTGACCCTGATAGAGAGGGAGAAGCTATCTGTTGGCATCTTCGAAGAGCATTAAATGTAGAAGATCAAGAAAACTGTCGAGTTATATTTAATGAGATTACCAAAGAAGCAGTTAAGTCAGCATTTAAAGAACCAAGAGAAATCGCATATGACTTAGTAAATGCACAACAAGCTCGTAGAGTACTAGATAGACTTGTTGGATATAATATTAGTCCGATCTTATGGAAAAAGGTTAGAAAAGGGTTAAGTG
The sequence above is drawn from the Natranaerobius trueperi genome and encodes:
- a CDS encoding FUSC family protein, which translates into the protein MVIGPRVWKTGLAVTITLWIAELFSLEYPYLAVIATIISLQPTITDSLKKGWERIQATAIGVIIALAIMFVLESTPIFVGIAVILTILICLRYGWTESITLASVTVVIIMAGSRDDTFGYALQRSTVLPFVGIIIAVAINLLFSPPQYLEMVKKSLRDLNEGIELLMMRVINSFLTCENYSPEHIQQLVDKIYVLYEDAKEKFNMYQNERGYKKYFNGKKAAELSNLERVLEIMWLIAQRVIDIQNVTDERCGRISKIENPSTQYNDLLNSVQEFLFQTTALEKNLIENYLEPNENRKDIIERQIEEITTLRESLRERINDWQESHLGPTHIRSLIEIATLVYDLDQICNLLFKLKELQDK
- the asnB gene encoding asparagine synthase (glutamine-hydrolyzing) → MSGFAGILGEIPSEIRKNKVMKMLNVLEYRGENKEMITSFKNITMGINPFNNKLKSFEQNLRPYVNERKNLLLVGDVSIFNIQELRKYLNDRGHDLMTWDDEEIILHLFEEGGVDSLEMINGYYSFVIYDSNSDYIIGARDPFGVKPFYYHFNENDMIFSSELKGLLASGLVKKNVNINTLNLFLVLQYPPEPESMVENVYRLPGGHCIVYDGKVSKVSQFKNFEFGLKSNKLIKEEIPEKTRELFIKSIEDQLKTSNRPGAFLSSGIDSASVVANIKNLYEPDIPTFSAGFHSPRFDELEFIKKFVSDLGILNYQLIISTNTIKQNHDKFFWYLDEPVADPSAFGLYMVASLAKDHVDTVFSGEGADEFFGGYNIYQEPLALNKVKRVPRPFLNNTMKVLNLFPKHIKGKNFLKRALTPLSKRYYGNAYIFSPEEKDKLLVSNYRKSDALNNKFTPIYDEISSYDEVSAMQYIDMKTWMAGDIMVKADRMLSANSLKLCAPFLNQDLCEWAVNLPRQWRVSNKETKIALRKAMNTTLPKESSSRKKLGFPVPTDYWFDGEFLKWTKEILLSKESEQFFKITEIERLISEHESKTKLNGRKLWTILTFILWNHFVLKR
- the dprA gene encoding DNA-processing protein DprA, producing the protein MGLTLIPGLGAKGITKLIDHFGDAKKVWEADYLDLKSVGIRKDVVEKIIINKNKINLELEVEKVLKYNLNVLTYNNFPKLLQEIHNPPLLLYTKGNLELLQGFKLAVVGTRKITGYGIGVLNKIIPSLVGANVVIVSGLARGTDGKAHKLCLENEGKTIAVLGSSIDIIYPKEHNDLANNIQEKGLLISEFPPGTRPKKHHFPLRNRIISGLSKGVVVIEAPKKSGAIITAQLALEDNRDVFSVPGNITNPYSEGCNMLISEGAKLVTCTEDILNEY